The genomic window GCGCCCTGGTTGATTTGGCGCTGCGCTGGCTCATCACACCGTTCGGCTTGCGCACACTCGCGCCGGATCATCCTGCCTATTGCGGGCAATGTTGGGGCCCGGCAAAACATCGGGTCAGCGCACAGCATAACGGCGCGGCGCATCCCTGGTTGATCGTGCCGTTCGTGCGCGCCTATTTGCGCGTGTATCACGATCGCGATTTTTTGCGGGGATTGTTTGCGCCTTTGTTTGAAGGGCGGAATTCGCCGTGCGACGGTTTCATCGCGCAAATGTACGACGGCGATTCACCGCATGCGCCCGCAGGCGCGCCGGCCTTCGCCGCCAGTTCCGGCGCGGTTTTGCAAGCCTGGGAGATGTTGAAGGAGTGAAAATCTCAGGTAGCGTTTTGGAGAGGTTGGCGCGTTTGGAAAAATTTGACGCCGGTTATTGACGAATGACGGTGAATTTTACCTCACCGAGGCGGTTGCCGGGAATGCCGTCAACCGTGAGAATGTATTCGCCGGTTTTCCACCATTCATGATGGAAGTAGCACACGCGCTTGCCATTGCCCGGGCTGAGCGGTAAATCGTGCTCGACTTCGTGTTTTAGTTTGCCGTCTTGATATAAACGAAAACGCACGGGCAAATTAACACTATTGTCATCAGGAAGGTCGAAGGTCAAACGGCAAACCAGGAAAGCGCCGTCTTCCTCCAATCGAAAAAATGTCGCGCCCGGCTTGCCGTCAAAATTACCGCAATCTCTCGCCTTGGCCTCCCCGGCTTCCATGAATAAATTCAAGCGCGTGAGCTGTATACCTCTAAGCTCGAGGGGCAACTCTTCGGCGGTTACATCTTTTATGCGACCGGTTTCCAACCGCACGCGTTTTGTCTCAAACATGCGCAGCGAAAGCGTATCTGATACCGCACCGATTTTGAGCGCGTGTCTCCCGGCCAAAATATTCTCCAGCACCATGGGCGTTACGCCGCGTTCCGTCTCGTCGAGCCAGACGATTTGCCCGGGCGGATTGCTGGTTACGACCAGCGTAGCGGGCATGGGATAGAGCCGCACCATTTGCCGCTGGCGCGCCGGCCGGGCGGCGCTGCGCATGCCGGCGCTGCGAATATTGATCTCGACCACATGGTCGCTCACGATGCGAATCGGCTTGACGTGCGCGAGATAACCTTCACGTTCCACGCGCAAGGTATAAACGCCCGGCGGATGCTGCCCCGCGGTGTTTACCGTGTCTTCGTCAAAATAAATGATGGTGCCCGGTTCGCGCCCGATAATGCGGTAAAATCCGGGCGCGCTGGAAGCTTGTGCAAACAATGAGCCGGACCACATTGCCAGGCCCAACCAGAACAAAACACTTGGCTTTCGATATATAAATTTCATTCTTGTCGTGAAGCTCGGCATGCGGCGATCAGAATGAAAGCGAATGAAATGCGCGCGTGACGCAACTTGCGAGCGGCATTGCTCCGCGGTTTTGCAACAAATATAGCCAAATTGCAACGAATGTCAAGAATCTGTAAGGTTGCATTTGGAGCATGGCCTGTTTATATTTTGCCTGCCATGATACCCTATCATACGCTCAGACGGCGCTGGTTGCGCGCATGCTTTTTCGGCGGCTTGCTGTTGAGCTGCGGCGAAGCGCCGCGCGATAATCCGCTCGATCCGCTCGCGCCGGATTTCAATAATCGTGGCCAATTGCTGGTTTACACGCAAACCTACTACTCTCC from Cytophagia bacterium CHB2 includes these protein-coding regions:
- a CDS encoding PEGA domain-containing protein; its protein translation is MPSFTTRMKFIYRKPSVLFWLGLAMWSGSLFAQASSAPGFYRIIGREPGTIIYFDEDTVNTAGQHPPGVYTLRVEREGYLAHVKPIRIVSDHVVEINIRSAGMRSAARPARQRQMVRLYPMPATLVVTSNPPGQIVWLDETERGVTPMVLENILAGRHALKIGAVSDTLSLRMFETKRVRLETGRIKDVTAEELPLELRGIQLTRLNLFMEAGEAKARDCGNFDGKPGATFFRLEEDGAFLVCRLTFDLPDDNSVNLPVRFRLYQDGKLKHEVEHDLPLSPGNGKRVCYFHHEWWKTGEYILTVDGIPGNRLGEVKFTVIRQ
- a CDS encoding glycogen debranching protein, giving the protein ALVDLALRWLITPFGLRTLAPDHPAYCGQCWGPAKHRVSAQHNGAAHPWLIVPFVRAYLRVYHDRDFLRGLFAPLFEGRNSPCDGFIAQMYDGDSPHAPAGAPAFAASSGAVLQAWEMLKE